Proteins encoded together in one Janthinobacterium tructae window:
- a CDS encoding type II secretion system protein, which translates to MYRSPRRQGGFSLIEIAIVLVIVGLMIGGLVTPLTVQLEQRKVADTQQALNEAKEALTGYALRYGYLPCPAVSAASGLEDRRGARCSGERRAGFLPWATLGLRQSDSWNNLFRYSVTPAFSDSERQFTLGTPRDISIVTRNGGALLQATALNDIPAMIMSHGKNGFGATGVQGQRQAVPFSNNVDERNNASNATTFISRAASGPQQPGGEFDDLVVWLSPNILFNRMVVAQRLPR; encoded by the coding sequence ATGTATCGTTCCCCGCGCCGCCAGGGCGGTTTTTCCCTGATCGAGATCGCCATCGTGCTCGTCATCGTGGGCCTGATGATAGGCGGCCTGGTCACGCCCTTGACGGTACAACTGGAACAGCGCAAGGTGGCAGATACGCAACAGGCGCTCAATGAAGCGAAGGAAGCGCTGACGGGCTACGCGCTGCGCTACGGCTATTTGCCCTGTCCCGCCGTCTCCGCCGCCAGTGGCCTGGAAGACAGGCGCGGCGCCCGCTGCAGCGGGGAGCGGCGCGCCGGCTTCCTGCCTTGGGCCACCCTGGGACTGCGCCAGAGCGATAGCTGGAACAATCTGTTCCGCTACAGCGTCACCCCGGCCTTCAGCGACAGCGAGCGGCAGTTCACCCTCGGCACGCCGCGCGACATCAGCATCGTCACGCGCAACGGCGGCGCGCTGCTGCAGGCGACGGCGCTGAACGATATCCCCGCCATGATCATGTCGCACGGCAAGAACGGTTTTGGCGCCACGGGCGTGCAGGGCCAGCGCCAGGCTGTGCCTTTCAGCAACAATGTCGACGAGCGCAACAATGCCTCGAACGCCACCACCTTCATCAGCCGCGCCGCCAGCGGCCCGCAGCAGCCGGGCGGCGAGTTCGACGACCTCGTCGTCTGGCTGTCGCCGAACATCCTGTTCAACCGCATGGTGGTGGCACAAAGACTGCCCCGCTGA
- a CDS encoding ABC transporter permease subunit has protein sequence MPMLFPAFTIARYTLLEALRSRLLWLFVLAACGAAALAGFLQQLALTESGAVQAALLAATLRLAAVFLLGTFIITSMAREAADRGLELLLALPMPRAAYLLGKLLGYGALAAVPAVLFGLLMALFAAPAHSALWALSLLGELWIVASFSLLCAASLQQALPALAATGGFYVLARMLGSLQLLAHGPQAGDSLLQRATAGAIDVLALLLPRLDAFTRTDWLLYATGDWQALVNVVAQTIIYVGLLASCALCDFYRRNI, from the coding sequence ATGCCGATGCTATTTCCCGCCTTCACCATCGCCCGCTACACGCTGCTCGAAGCGCTGCGCAGCCGCCTGCTGTGGCTCTTCGTGCTGGCCGCCTGCGGCGCCGCCGCCCTGGCCGGCTTCCTGCAGCAACTGGCGCTGACGGAAAGCGGCGCCGTGCAGGCGGCGCTGCTGGCGGCCACCTTGCGCCTGGCCGCTGTCTTCCTGCTGGGCACCTTCATCATCACCAGCATGGCGCGCGAAGCGGCCGACCGGGGACTGGAATTGCTGCTGGCACTGCCCATGCCGCGCGCGGCCTACTTGCTGGGGAAACTGCTGGGCTACGGGGCCCTGGCGGCCGTGCCCGCCGTGCTGTTCGGCCTGTTGATGGCGCTGTTCGCCGCTCCCGCGCACAGCGCGCTGTGGGCCCTGTCCCTGCTGGGGGAACTGTGGATCGTCGCCTCCTTCAGCCTGCTGTGCGCGGCCAGCCTGCAACAGGCCCTGCCCGCACTGGCCGCCACGGGCGGCTTCTATGTGCTGGCGCGCATGCTGGGCAGCCTGCAACTGCTGGCGCACGGCCCGCAAGCGGGCGACTCGCTGCTGCAGCGGGCCACAGCCGGCGCCATCGACGTACTGGCCCTGCTCCTGCCCCGCCTGGACGCCTTTACGCGCACGGACTGGCTGCTGTACGCCACCGGCGACTGGCAGGCGCTGGTCAATGTGGTGGCGCAAACCATCATCTATGTCGGCTTGCTGGCCAGTTG